The following DNA comes from Rhodopseudomonas boonkerdii.
TCACCGGCGCGATCTCGCTGCCATTGGTGGTCGAGAGCTGGTTGGCATCGGTGCTATAACCGCTGCGCAGGATGAAGTCGTCGCCCCCCGCCAGGATCGTCTGCCCCTTCGGCGTCGCGATGGCGCCGGCATTGACCACCTCGCTGCCAATCATCAGCACGGCGCCGCCGCCCACCGTCACAGAGGACGGCGCATGCGTTGATATCGACGCACCGGCCTCGACGACGACCTTGCCGCCCGACGCAGTGAAGCTCGGCAGATAGGTCGCGCCGGTCTGGGTCGAATAGATGCCGTTAGTCCGGAATTGCTGATCGGTGATGCCGGCGGTCGATGCGATCAAGGCGCCGACATTCACCTGGCTGTTGCCGCCGAAAATGATGCCGCTCTGGTTGATCACATAGACCTGACCGTCGGCCTTGATATTGCCAAGGATCTGGCTCGGCCCGGTTACCGCAGTGACGCGGTTGAGCGCAGTCCAGTTGCTATTGCCTTGCTGGTCGAAGGTCAGCGTCGTGCGCGCCCCGACATTGAAGCTCTGCCAGTTCAGGATCGCCTGCTGGGTGGTCTGGCGAATATTGACCTGGGTCTGCCCGGAGCCATCGACGTTCTGCGTCGGCGCATTGGCGCCGCTCCAGCCCGCCGGCATGTTCGGCAGCAGACCGCCGGCACCGAGACCGTTCGGCACCAAGACTGGTGCCGTGGCCGAGACCTGCGCAGCTGCGGCCGCCGCACGCGCTGCGGCTTGCACCGCCTGGATGTCCTGGACGGCACGTGCCGCGCGCGCCAACGAATCCTGCGACTGCCGCGCCGCCGCAGCGGCCTGCTGCGCCGCCTGCGCAGCGGCTTCCGACGCAATGTTCGGCGCTGAGACGGAGCCGGCGCTGCCGCCGCCATTCAATGCGCGGGCATAAACCAGTGGCGACGACATCAGGAGCGCAACGGTGCTGACCGTCGTCAGCAGAGCGCCGGAACGCGAGAACACCTGAAGCTTGTTGAAGTTCGACGCCATGATTGCCCCTCAAACGGTGCGACAGAAACGCACCGAGACCGTTCCAGCGAAGGGACCGAGGCAGAACACATCGAACATCCACGACTGCCGCCGGCAATTCCTATTGCCGAACCGTCACTCGCGGATGACACACACGCCCCTGCTTTCCGTCTCTTCTCGTGATTGCCCGTAAGACGGTTGGAGGCAGGGCGGGACTGAACCGTGTCACAAATATTTCGTACGAAATTTGGCTCAGGACAGCACAACGATGCCGGGCAATGCCGTGACTTTAGCGCCATAGGCTTCCCGGACCAGCGCGATCAGATCGTCCACGCGATCGATCGGAATCCGTGCATCGACCGGACGCCGGCCCAGCGCCTCATTCATCAGCACGATGCGTCCGGTCCGATAGCGGTTGACCTCATCCACGACCTCGGCAAGCGGCATCTGCCGGAATACCAGTTGTCCGTCTCGCCACGCCATCACGACGGCCGGATCGACCGTCACGGGCGCGCCAACCGCACCATCGGCATAGGCAAGCTGCCGGCCAGCATCCAGTTCGATCGATAGTCCCGCATAGTCGATCGCAAGGGTTCCGCAATGACAGGTCACCACCGAACGGCCGGCATCGCATCGCAGATTGAACTGCGCGTCGGCGGCATGAACGAGGCCACCCGCCGCCCGCACCGTCAGCGCTCCCGTGTGCCGTGGCCACACCGATATGGCTGCCTCCCCCGCGATGAGTTCGACTTGGCGCTCGCCTGTCGTCTGGCTCACATTGAGGCTGCTGCGTGTGTTCAGCTCGATGCTGACGCCCTCGCCCACTGCGATTTCGCGGCGTTCGGCCGTACGGGTTCGATAGTCGGCCGCGAATTCGCGCGGCGACGGCCAGAGCTCCATGGGCGGGCGCGCCACCAGATAGCCGGCACCGGCGACCGAGGCGGCGATCGCTCCGCCGAGGAACCAACGCCGCGATGGCCGGCTTTGTGGCGACGCACCGCTTGGCAAAGCCGGCGCCGCAGTCGGTCGCCGGGCTACGTCATCGAGACGGTCCCACAGCAAATTCGCCTCGGCAAAAGCCCTGGCATGGGCGGGGCTGCGCTCGCACCACGCCCTTAGCGCCCGCGCATCCCCGGCGGTCGCGTCGCCTGAGGTCAGGCGCATGAGCCAGGCCCGCGCCTCGCCGTCCAGCGTGTCCGCCGCGCTTGCGTCCGTCATTGGGGTATCTTTCTCAGCCACTATCCCCCCCATGACTCTTTTGCGATGCCGGGACCGAACCGGCGAACGACTTTTCTTCCGAGCCGCTGCGCGCAATGCTGCAAGGCCTGCACAAGCTCCTTCTCGACCATGCGGGGGGAGATGCCGAAACGCGCGGCGATATCGGCATGTTTCATTTCGTCGATCCGCGCGAGCAGGAAGATCGCCTTGCGCCGCGGCGTCAGTTCGTTCAGCGCCGCGGCGAGCGCGTCCATCTCACGCCGTGCCTCGGCGATCCGTTCCGGATCGAGCGTATGGTCCATCATGTGGCGCAGGACTTCGACCTCGGCCGCGGACAGTTTGCGATTGTCGGCTTCCTTGCGGTCAGCAGCCTCGTTGAGCGCCATCCGGAACAAATAGGATTCCGGTTTCTGGATGGCGCTGGCGTCGCCAATCCGCTCCAGCCGCAGCCAAGTCTCGTGCAGCACCTCGATCGCCAGCGCGTCGGAACCCAACCGGCGGCGCAGGCGCTCGCGAAAGCGTTGATACTTGTCCTCGAAAATCGCCCGCATGCGGGCGGTCGAGTTCTCCGTCATGGCGCCGCCGATCGTCCATTGGCGCAACGCCGCGCGGCTCGGTCGCCGCTCAGGATCATGGTCACCGGCTGCGGCAACCCGACCGGCGGTGGCGCCAACCGGGTCCGCAGCAACCGCTCGGTCAGGGCGGCAGCTTGTTCATCGATATGAACACTGACGGCGTGGACCGCATCGACCTCACCAGCCGCGCTAATCCAAACCTGAACCACCGCTCGCTTTGGGCCGAGGTCAATTCGCGGGTCACTGCAAAATGATCGTTCAGACGAATTCTGAATGCGCGCGAAATAAGTCTCGTACTCACCACGGCGGCGATGATCGGAAGAACTTCCGATCGCTTGACCCGATGTGTTCGGGCCGACCGCGAAGGCGGAATCGTTGACGCGGCGGAACGAAAGGCCCGTGCCGGCCAAAAGAATGCGCAAGGCGTCATGCGGCGCGAGCCGTCCCTTCACCATTGAGGACGTCTTGCCGCTTGCGACCTCGGCGTCGATGAGCGCGGACATACCGGTCTGGTGAGCGAAAACGGCGAGCGCCACCGCAAGGGGCTGCACCGGAATATCGAAACGCCGCATATCGTTCGAAGCCGACACAGCCCCGCCAAACATCAGAACTAAAAGCATTGCCGCAAGACGACTAACAATGCCCTGACGCGCAAGATACGGCGCGGGCATAGATCTCTCACCCTTGCGTTAGGCGACACCGCAACTGGAACTACGTAGCTATGGCACAATT
Coding sequences within:
- a CDS encoding STN domain-containing protein, which gives rise to MPAPYLARQGIVSRLAAMLLVLMFGGAVSASNDMRRFDIPVQPLAVALAVFAHQTGMSALIDAEVASGKTSSMVKGRLAPHDALRILLAGTGLSFRRVNDSAFAVGPNTSGQAIGSSSDHRRRGEYETYFARIQNSSERSFCSDPRIDLGPKRAVVQVWISAAGEVDAVHAVSVHIDEQAAALTERLLRTRLAPPPVGLPQPVTMILSGDRAARRCANGRSAAP
- a CDS encoding RNA polymerase sigma factor translates to MTENSTARMRAIFEDKYQRFRERLRRRLGSDALAIEVLHETWLRLERIGDASAIQKPESYLFRMALNEAADRKEADNRKLSAAEVEVLRHMMDHTLDPERIAEARREMDALAAALNELTPRRKAIFLLARIDEMKHADIAARFGISPRMVEKELVQALQHCAQRLGRKVVRRFGPGIAKESWGG
- a CDS encoding FecR family protein; protein product: MTDASAADTLDGEARAWLMRLTSGDATAGDARALRAWCERSPAHARAFAEANLLWDRLDDVARRPTAAPALPSGASPQSRPSRRWFLGGAIAASVAGAGYLVARPPMELWPSPREFAADYRTRTAERREIAVGEGVSIELNTRSSLNVSQTTGERQVELIAGEAAISVWPRHTGALTVRAAGGLVHAADAQFNLRCDAGRSVVTCHCGTLAIDYAGLSIELDAGRQLAYADGAVGAPVTVDPAVVMAWRDGQLVFRQMPLAEVVDEVNRYRTGRIVLMNEALGRRPVDARIPIDRVDDLIALVREAYGAKVTALPGIVVLS